One genomic region from Gossypium hirsutum isolate 1008001.06 chromosome D13, Gossypium_hirsutum_v2.1, whole genome shotgun sequence encodes:
- the LOC107918936 gene encoding equilibrative nucleotide transporter 3 isoform X1 has protein sequence MVLPDEASKRLEGKYIAMVVCWFLGNGCLFSWNSMLTIEDYYVYLFPNYHPSRVLTLVYQPFALGTLAILAYHEAKINTRRRNLFGYTLFFLSSLAILVMDLATSGKGGLGTFIGICIISGVFGVADANVQGGMVGDLSYMRPEFIQSYVAGLAASGVITSALRLITKAAFENSQGGLRKGAILFFAISSFFEFLCVLLYAYVFPKLPVVKYYRSKAASEGSKTVASDLAAGGIQALPETDDVESKNQERLSNKELLLQNIDYAIDMFLIYALTLSIFPGFLSEDTGKHSLGSWYALVLISMYNVWDLIGRYIPLIKPLKLESRKALTTVIISRVLLVPAFYFTSKYGDQGWMIMLTSILGLSNGYLTVCVLTSAPKGYKGPEQNALGNLLVLFLLGGIFAGVTLDWLWLIGKGW, from the exons ATGGTGCTCCCTGATGAGGCTTCTAAAAGGCTTGAG GGGAAGTACATAGCAATGGTTGTGTGTTGGTTTCTTGGAAATGGCTGCCTCTTTTCTTGGAACAGTATGCTAACAATAGAAGATTACTATGTTTATTTGTTTCCG AATTATCACCCATCAAGAGTCCTTACTCTTGTTTATCAGCCATTTGCACTCGGAACACTTGCAATACTGGCTTACCACGAGGCAAAAATAAATACTAGAAGAAGGAACTTATTTGGATATACACTGTTTTTCTTAAGTTCCCTTGCAATTTTAGTT ATGGATTTAGCTACGTCTGGTAAAGGAGGACTTGGAACTTTCATAGGAATTTGTATCATCAGTGGTGTTTTTGGGGTTGCAGATGCTAACGTGCAAGGTGGAATGGTTGGAGATCTCTCTTACATGAGACCTGAATTTATTCAA tCATATGTTGCTGGTTTGGCTGCCTCTGGGGTTATAACCTCTGCTTTGAGGTTAATCACAAAAGCAGCATTCGAGAATTCGCAGGGCGGTCTTCGCAAAGGAGCCA TTCTCTTCTTTGCCATCTCTTCATTTTTCGAGTTTCTCTGTGTTCTTCTCTATGCATATGTATTTCCAAAATTACCTGTTGTGAAGTACTATCGCTCAAAGGCAGCCTCTGAAGGATCTAAAACCGTTGCATCTGACCTTGCTGCTGGTGGCATTCAAGCATTACCTGAAACT GATGATGTTGAGTCCAAAAACCAGGAAAGGCTGAGTAACAAAGAGTTACTACTTCAGAATATTGATTATGCAATTGACATGTTCCTGATATATGCGCTGACACTATCTATTTTTCCTGGATTCTTGTCTGAAGATACCGGCAAACACAGTTTAGGAAGCTG GTATGCGCTTGTTTTGATATCAATGTATAATGTATGGGATCTTATTGGGAGATACATTCCACTCATAAAACCGTTGAAGCTGGAATCAAGGAAAGCTCTGACAACGGTGATAATTTCTCGTGTTTTACTTGTCCCGGCATTTTATTTCACGTCCAAATACGGTGATCAAGGCTGGATGATCATGCTAACAAGCATCTTAGGCTTAAGTAACGGTTACCTCACCGTATGTGTCCTTACATCTGCACCCAAGGGATACAAGGGACCTGAGCAGAATGCACTGGGGAATTTGCTTGTTTTGTTTCTCCTAGGAGGTATCTTTGCAGGGGTCACACTTGACTGGTTATGGCTCATAGGCAAGGGATGGTAA
- the LOC107918936 gene encoding equilibrative nucleotide transporter 3 isoform X2, with protein MVLPDEASKRLENYHPSRVLTLVYQPFALGTLAILAYHEAKINTRRRNLFGYTLFFLSSLAILVMDLATSGKGGLGTFIGICIISGVFGVADANVQGGMVGDLSYMRPEFIQSYVAGLAASGVITSALRLITKAAFENSQGGLRKGAILFFAISSFFEFLCVLLYAYVFPKLPVVKYYRSKAASEGSKTVASDLAAGGIQALPETDDVESKNQERLSNKELLLQNIDYAIDMFLIYALTLSIFPGFLSEDTGKHSLGSWYALVLISMYNVWDLIGRYIPLIKPLKLESRKALTTVIISRVLLVPAFYFTSKYGDQGWMIMLTSILGLSNGYLTVCVLTSAPKGYKGPEQNALGNLLVLFLLGGIFAGVTLDWLWLIGKGW; from the exons ATGGTGCTCCCTGATGAGGCTTCTAAAAGGCTTGAG AATTATCACCCATCAAGAGTCCTTACTCTTGTTTATCAGCCATTTGCACTCGGAACACTTGCAATACTGGCTTACCACGAGGCAAAAATAAATACTAGAAGAAGGAACTTATTTGGATATACACTGTTTTTCTTAAGTTCCCTTGCAATTTTAGTT ATGGATTTAGCTACGTCTGGTAAAGGAGGACTTGGAACTTTCATAGGAATTTGTATCATCAGTGGTGTTTTTGGGGTTGCAGATGCTAACGTGCAAGGTGGAATGGTTGGAGATCTCTCTTACATGAGACCTGAATTTATTCAA tCATATGTTGCTGGTTTGGCTGCCTCTGGGGTTATAACCTCTGCTTTGAGGTTAATCACAAAAGCAGCATTCGAGAATTCGCAGGGCGGTCTTCGCAAAGGAGCCA TTCTCTTCTTTGCCATCTCTTCATTTTTCGAGTTTCTCTGTGTTCTTCTCTATGCATATGTATTTCCAAAATTACCTGTTGTGAAGTACTATCGCTCAAAGGCAGCCTCTGAAGGATCTAAAACCGTTGCATCTGACCTTGCTGCTGGTGGCATTCAAGCATTACCTGAAACT GATGATGTTGAGTCCAAAAACCAGGAAAGGCTGAGTAACAAAGAGTTACTACTTCAGAATATTGATTATGCAATTGACATGTTCCTGATATATGCGCTGACACTATCTATTTTTCCTGGATTCTTGTCTGAAGATACCGGCAAACACAGTTTAGGAAGCTG GTATGCGCTTGTTTTGATATCAATGTATAATGTATGGGATCTTATTGGGAGATACATTCCACTCATAAAACCGTTGAAGCTGGAATCAAGGAAAGCTCTGACAACGGTGATAATTTCTCGTGTTTTACTTGTCCCGGCATTTTATTTCACGTCCAAATACGGTGATCAAGGCTGGATGATCATGCTAACAAGCATCTTAGGCTTAAGTAACGGTTACCTCACCGTATGTGTCCTTACATCTGCACCCAAGGGATACAAGGGACCTGAGCAGAATGCACTGGGGAATTTGCTTGTTTTGTTTCTCCTAGGAGGTATCTTTGCAGGGGTCACACTTGACTGGTTATGGCTCATAGGCAAGGGATGGTAA